A stretch of the Serratia marcescens genome encodes the following:
- a CDS encoding TonB-dependent receptor, whose product MLIHKGTTPAGRLASAVRAALAAMMLTQPAVTLAAQAEASGAQAAQQKHFNIAVQPLQSAMLRFAEQAGMQVFFDEVKLDGMQAAALDGSMSVEQGLRRLIGGNPVAFRLQPQGQIVLSRLPTANGDGGALALDSLTVLGAGGINANDWVYDEPRSVSVISREQMDNRPARHAADILEQTTGAYSSVSQQDPALSVNIRGIQDYGRVNMNIDGMRQNFQKSGHGQRNGTMYIDSELLSGVTIDKGTTGGMGSAGTLGGIATFNTVSASDFLAPGKELGGKLHASTGDNGTHFIGSSILALGNETGDILLAASERHLGDYWPGNQGDIGNIRINNDTGNYDRYAESIKNNKIPDTNYRMHSRLAKVGWNLPANQRLQLSYLQTQTASPIAGTLTNLGTRPPYELGWKRTGYSDVMARNAAFDYSLAPEDVDWLDFQAKLYYVDTQDDSDTYSTSSLLDNGYATRTRLRTYGAQAQNTSRFSLAPGHDFRANYGLEFYYDKATSDSSRQGMEGVTPAGNRSVASLFANLTYDYDGWLTLEGGLRYDRYRLRGQTGLSYPDLAKDGQRYTIDNPCKELRLTGCSTTTREDWNVDRDQGKLSPTLAVAVRPGVEWLELYTTYGKSWRPPAITETLTNGSAHSSSTQYPNPFLQPERSRAWEVGFNVQQPDLWFEGDRLVAKVAYFDTKVDNYINLAIDRNKPGLVQPSIGNAAYVNNLSKTRFRGLEYQLNYDAGVFYADLTYTHMIGKNEFCSNKAWLGGRLRYGDGSRRGNFYVEPDAASNDFVTCDGGTQFGSAAYLPGDRGSVTLGGRAFDRKLDAGVTVRFAPGYQDSSVPSNYPYLADWPKYTLFDLYASYKLTDSLTLRGSVENLTNRAYVVSYGETLANTLGRGRTVQGGVEYRF is encoded by the coding sequence ATGCTTATTCACAAGGGAACCACGCCGGCCGGCCGATTGGCCTCGGCGGTACGCGCCGCGCTGGCGGCGATGATGTTGACTCAGCCGGCTGTGACGCTCGCTGCCCAGGCTGAAGCGAGCGGCGCGCAGGCCGCACAGCAAAAGCATTTCAACATTGCGGTGCAGCCGCTGCAGAGCGCTATGTTGCGCTTCGCCGAGCAGGCCGGCATGCAGGTGTTTTTCGACGAGGTGAAGCTCGACGGCATGCAGGCGGCGGCGCTGGACGGCAGCATGAGCGTTGAACAGGGCCTGCGGCGCTTGATCGGCGGCAATCCGGTGGCTTTCCGCCTGCAGCCGCAGGGGCAGATCGTATTGAGCCGGCTGCCGACGGCGAACGGCGACGGCGGCGCGCTGGCGCTGGATAGCCTGACGGTGCTGGGCGCCGGCGGCATCAACGCCAACGATTGGGTTTACGACGAACCGCGCTCGGTCAGCGTCATCAGCCGTGAGCAGATGGACAACCGCCCGGCGCGACACGCGGCCGATATTTTGGAGCAGACGACGGGAGCCTATTCCAGCGTCAGCCAGCAAGATCCGGCGCTGTCGGTCAACATCCGCGGCATACAAGACTATGGCCGGGTGAACATGAACATCGACGGCATGCGACAGAATTTTCAAAAGAGCGGCCATGGCCAGCGTAACGGCACCATGTACATCGATTCCGAACTGCTGTCCGGCGTGACCATCGACAAGGGCACCACCGGCGGTATGGGCAGCGCCGGCACGCTCGGCGGCATCGCCACCTTCAATACCGTCAGCGCGAGCGATTTCCTGGCGCCAGGCAAAGAGCTGGGCGGCAAGCTGCACGCCAGCACCGGCGACAACGGCACCCACTTCATCGGCAGCAGCATATTGGCATTGGGCAACGAAACCGGCGATATCCTGCTGGCTGCCAGCGAACGCCACCTCGGCGACTATTGGCCCGGCAACCAGGGCGACATCGGCAACATTCGCATCAATAACGACACCGGCAATTACGATCGCTACGCCGAGAGCATCAAGAACAACAAAATCCCCGACACAAATTACCGCATGCACTCGCGGCTGGCCAAGGTGGGCTGGAATCTGCCCGCCAACCAGCGCCTGCAGCTGAGCTATCTGCAGACCCAGACCGCGTCGCCGATCGCCGGCACGTTGACCAACCTGGGCACCCGCCCGCCCTATGAACTGGGCTGGAAGCGCACCGGTTACAGCGACGTGATGGCACGCAACGCGGCGTTCGACTACAGCCTGGCGCCGGAAGACGTCGACTGGCTCGATTTTCAGGCCAAGCTGTATTACGTCGATACTCAGGACGACAGCGACACCTACAGCACCAGCTCGCTGCTGGACAACGGCTACGCGACGCGTACCCGGCTGCGTACCTACGGCGCGCAGGCGCAAAACACCTCGCGCTTCAGCCTGGCGCCGGGGCATGACTTCCGCGCCAACTACGGGCTGGAGTTCTATTACGACAAGGCAACCAGCGACTCTTCCCGCCAAGGCATGGAAGGGGTGACGCCGGCCGGCAACCGTTCGGTAGCCAGCCTGTTCGCCAACCTGACCTACGACTACGACGGCTGGCTGACGTTGGAGGGGGGGCTGCGTTACGACCGCTATCGCCTGCGCGGCCAGACCGGCCTGAGCTATCCGGATTTAGCCAAAGATGGGCAGCGCTACACGATTGACAATCCTTGCAAAGAGTTGCGTCTGACCGGCTGTTCAACCACGACCCGTGAAGATTGGAACGTGGATCGCGATCAGGGCAAGCTGTCGCCGACGCTGGCGGTGGCGGTGCGCCCCGGCGTGGAGTGGCTTGAGCTGTATACCACCTACGGCAAATCCTGGCGGCCGCCGGCGATCACCGAAACGCTGACCAACGGCAGCGCGCACAGTTCTTCCACGCAATACCCCAACCCGTTCCTGCAGCCCGAGCGTTCGCGCGCCTGGGAAGTCGGGTTCAACGTGCAGCAGCCGGATCTGTGGTTTGAGGGCGATCGGTTGGTGGCCAAGGTGGCCTACTTTGACACCAAAGTGGATAACTACATCAACCTGGCGATAGACCGCAATAAACCGGGGCTGGTGCAGCCGAGCATCGGCAATGCCGCTTACGTCAACAACCTGTCTAAAACCCGCTTCCGTGGGCTGGAGTACCAGCTCAACTATGACGCAGGGGTATTCTACGCCGACCTGACCTATACCCACATGATCGGTAAAAACGAGTTCTGCTCGAACAAGGCCTGGTTGGGGGGACGTCTGCGCTACGGCGACGGATCGCGCCGCGGCAACTTCTATGTTGAGCCGGATGCCGCTTCCAATGACTTCGTCACGTGTGACGGGGGAACGCAGTTCGGCTCCGCCGCCTACCTGCCAGGCGATCGCGGCTCGGTGACGCTGGGCGGTCGCGCCTTCGATCGCAAGCTGGACGCCGGGGTGACCGTGCGCTTTGCGCCGGGCTATCAGGACAGCTCGGTGCCATCCAACTACCCGTACCTGGCCGACTGGCCGAAGTACACCCTGTTCGATTTGTACGCCAGCTACAAGCTGACCGACAGCCTGACGCTGCGCGGCTCGGTGGAGAACCTGACCAACCGCGCCTATGTCGTCAGCTACGGCGAGACGCTGGCCAATACCCTCGGGCGCGGCCGCACCGTGCAGGGCGGGGTGGAATACCGTTTTTAA
- the mak gene encoding fructokinase — protein sequence MRIGIDLGGTKIEVIALADDGRELFRHRIATPRHDYGQTLAAIAGLVKLAEDHTGEQGSVGIGIPGTLSPFTGRVKNANSVWLNGQPLDKDLSALLAREVRIANDANCLAVSEATDGAGAGAQTVFAVIIGTGCGAGVALNGQAHSGGNGIAGEWGHNPLPWQDDDELRYAREVPCYCGKPGCIETFISGTGFATDYARLSGNALQGHEIMALSERGDALAEQAIVRYEMRLAKALAHVINILDPDVVVLGGGMSNVDRLYRTVPERVKDWVFGGECETPIRKAIHGDSSGVRGAAWLWPQQQR from the coding sequence GTGCGCATTGGCATCGACTTGGGTGGGACGAAAATTGAAGTGATTGCGTTGGCGGACGACGGGCGGGAGTTGTTTCGCCATCGTATCGCCACGCCGCGTCATGACTACGGGCAAACCCTGGCGGCGATCGCCGGGCTGGTGAAACTGGCGGAAGATCATACCGGCGAACAGGGATCGGTCGGGATCGGCATTCCTGGCACGCTGTCGCCGTTTACCGGGCGGGTGAAAAACGCCAACTCGGTATGGCTCAACGGCCAACCGTTGGACAAGGATCTGTCGGCGCTGTTGGCGCGCGAGGTGCGTATCGCCAACGACGCCAACTGCCTGGCGGTGTCGGAAGCTACCGACGGCGCAGGCGCCGGCGCGCAAACCGTGTTTGCGGTCATTATCGGCACCGGCTGCGGCGCCGGCGTGGCGCTGAACGGCCAGGCGCATTCCGGCGGCAACGGCATCGCCGGCGAATGGGGCCACAATCCGCTGCCGTGGCAGGATGACGATGAGCTGCGTTACGCCCGCGAAGTGCCGTGCTACTGCGGCAAGCCGGGCTGCATCGAAACCTTTATTTCCGGCACCGGTTTCGCCACCGACTATGCGCGCCTGAGCGGCAACGCGCTGCAAGGGCACGAGATCATGGCGCTGAGCGAGCGGGGCGATGCGCTGGCGGAGCAGGCGATCGTTCGCTACGAAATGCGGCTGGCGAAAGCGTTGGCGCACGTGATCAACATTCTGGATCCGGACGTGGTGGTGCTCGGCGGCGGCATGAGCAATGTGGATCGCCTGTATCGCACGGTGCCTGAAAGGGTGAAAGATTGGGTGTTCGGCGGCGAGTGTGAAACGCCGATCCGCAAGGCGATCCACGGCGACTCCAGCGGCGTACGTGGCGCGGCCTGGCTATGGCCGCAACAGCAGCGCTAA
- a CDS encoding HlyD family type I secretion periplasmic adaptor subunit — MSNQSVILGDIDALSRQFDEGRHLRLGGWLVLLGFGGFLLWGLLAPLDKGVPVSGSVVVAGNRKAVQHPSGGVVSQIQVHEGDRVRAGQVLLLMDTVDSRTQRDALRSQQLSNAAQRARLQAERDGLQAIAFPALLQVRRGEPEVMSLMLLQQQLFTSRRAALQSELAAIAESIAGSQAMLEGIRQSYASKQRQKAMLQEQLGGMRKLAAQGYVARNRLLDLEGQYAQIDGQASEDTGNIGRLGRQILELKLRAIQRREEYQKEVSSQLAEVRMKLDELDNRLAKAEADLGHTQVKAPVAGTVVGLSVFTEGGVIGAGQQLMEIVPSDRGLQVEARIPVELIDKVQVGLPVELLFSAFNQSTTPRVEGEVTLVGADRLTDEKSGAPYYSVRAKVSEEGLQRLNGLEIRPGMPVEGFIRTGERSMMNYLFKPLTDRLHLALTEE, encoded by the coding sequence ATGAGCAATCAGAGTGTGATCCTCGGCGATATCGACGCCCTTTCCCGGCAGTTCGACGAAGGGCGCCATCTGCGGCTCGGCGGCTGGCTGGTGCTGCTGGGATTTGGCGGCTTCCTGCTGTGGGGGCTGTTGGCACCGTTGGATAAGGGCGTGCCGGTTTCCGGCAGCGTGGTGGTGGCCGGCAACCGCAAGGCGGTGCAGCACCCGAGCGGCGGCGTGGTGTCGCAAATTCAGGTGCATGAAGGCGACCGGGTCCGCGCCGGGCAGGTGCTGTTGCTGATGGATACCGTCGACAGCCGCACCCAGCGCGATGCGCTGCGCAGCCAGCAGTTGAGCAACGCCGCGCAGCGGGCGCGGCTGCAGGCCGAGCGCGACGGCCTGCAGGCGATCGCTTTCCCTGCATTGCTGCAGGTGCGGCGGGGGGAGCCGGAGGTGATGTCGTTGATGCTGCTGCAACAGCAGCTGTTCACCAGCCGCCGCGCGGCGTTGCAGAGCGAGCTGGCGGCGATCGCGGAGAGCATCGCCGGATCGCAGGCGATGCTGGAGGGGATCCGGCAGTCTTACGCCAGCAAACAGCGACAAAAGGCCATGTTGCAAGAGCAGCTGGGCGGCATGCGCAAGCTGGCGGCGCAGGGATATGTGGCGCGCAATCGGCTGCTGGATCTGGAAGGGCAGTATGCGCAGATCGACGGCCAAGCGTCCGAGGACACCGGTAATATCGGCCGCCTGGGGCGCCAGATCCTGGAGCTGAAGCTGCGGGCGATCCAGCGGCGGGAAGAGTATCAGAAAGAGGTTAGCAGCCAACTGGCCGAGGTGCGGATGAAGCTGGACGAACTGGATAACCGCCTGGCCAAGGCGGAGGCCGATCTGGGCCATACGCAGGTGAAAGCGCCGGTGGCGGGCACCGTGGTGGGGCTGAGCGTGTTCACCGAAGGCGGCGTGATCGGCGCCGGCCAGCAACTGATGGAGATCGTGCCCAGCGATCGGGGGCTGCAGGTGGAGGCGCGTATCCCGGTCGAGCTGATCGACAAGGTGCAGGTGGGGTTGCCGGTCGAGCTGTTGTTCTCGGCGTTTAACCAAAGCACCACGCCGCGCGTTGAGGGCGAAGTGACGCTGGTCGGGGCCGATCGCCTGACCGACGAGAAAAGCGGTGCGCCTTATTACAGCGTGCGCGCCAAGGTCAGCGAAGAAGGATTGCAACGTTTGAACGGGTTGGAGATCCGCCCAGGGATGCCGGTCGAAGGGTTCATCCGCACCGGCGAGCGTTCGATGATGAACTATCTGTTCAAACCGCTGACCGATCGCCTTCACTTGGCGCTGACGGAAGAGTGA
- a CDS encoding heme acquisition protein HasA, with amino-acid sequence MAFSVNYDSSFGGYSIHDYLGQWASTFGDINHTNGNVVEGSNSGGFYGGRLSGSQYAVTSTDNHVTSVVAGGNLTYTLFNEPAHTLYGQLDSLSFGDGLSGGDTSPYSIQVPDVSFGGLNLSSLQAQGHDGVVHQVVYGLMSGDTGALETALNGILDDYGLSVNSTFDQVAAATAVGVQHADSPELLAA; translated from the coding sequence ATGGCATTTTCAGTTAACTATGACAGCAGCTTTGGCGGTTACAGCATTCATGACTATCTGGGCCAATGGGCTTCGACATTTGGTGATATCAACCATACCAACGGCAATGTCGTCGAAGGCTCAAACAGCGGTGGCTTCTACGGCGGCCGGTTGTCCGGTAGCCAATACGCCGTGACCAGTACGGATAACCATGTCACGTCGGTCGTGGCGGGTGGCAACCTGACCTACACGCTGTTCAATGAACCGGCGCATACCCTGTACGGCCAGCTGGATTCCCTGTCGTTCGGCGACGGTTTGAGCGGTGGCGATACATCACCGTACAGCATTCAGGTGCCTGACGTCAGCTTCGGCGGCCTGAACCTCAGCAGCCTGCAGGCGCAGGGCCACGATGGCGTGGTGCACCAGGTGGTGTACGGCCTGATGTCCGGCGATACCGGCGCGCTGGAGACCGCGCTGAACGGCATCCTCGACGACTACGGCCTGAGCGTCAACTCCACCTTCGATCAGGTGGCGGCGGCGACGGCGGTGGGCGTGCAGCATGCCGACAGCCCGGAATTGCTGGCGGCCTGA
- a CDS encoding FecR family protein, whose translation MKPLTAQARQQAAAWAVSLAEGALPADRRRALDAWLAADPQHPAALRQARLLWTTLGQLPPEQRRALQPQVAALKTSSHRRWPRWAVAAAVAIAVSFGVYRGPDLWIGLQADYQTVRGEVREVALPDGSRVALDSGSAIALAYSAGERKVRLLSGGAYFIVAPLGGAESRPFRVEAENGVTQALGTEFSVARTERGVDVSVHQHSVRVTLDRGERSLVVAQRQAAHYRNGQLQLTRQTAGDDAWRRGWLVIDRQPLTQALAQLNRYRETRIVAVNPALRARTVSGVFALNKLDDGVGAIRQELSARQLNLPGITLLY comes from the coding sequence ATGAAACCGCTAACCGCACAGGCGCGACAGCAGGCGGCCGCCTGGGCCGTGAGCCTGGCCGAAGGGGCGTTGCCGGCCGATCGGCGGCGAGCGTTGGACGCCTGGCTGGCCGCCGATCCGCAGCATCCGGCGGCGCTGCGTCAGGCTCGCCTGCTGTGGACGACGCTGGGGCAACTGCCGCCAGAGCAGCGGCGGGCGTTACAACCACAGGTGGCGGCGCTGAAAACGTCATCCCATCGCAGGTGGCCCCGCTGGGCGGTGGCGGCGGCGGTGGCGATCGCCGTTTCCTTCGGCGTTTATCGCGGGCCGGATCTGTGGATTGGCCTGCAGGCGGATTATCAAACCGTTCGCGGCGAAGTGCGCGAAGTCGCGCTGCCGGACGGCAGCCGGGTGGCGCTGGACAGCGGCAGCGCGATCGCGCTGGCGTATTCCGCAGGCGAACGCAAGGTGCGGCTGCTGAGCGGCGGCGCCTATTTTATCGTCGCGCCGTTGGGCGGGGCGGAAAGCCGCCCGTTCAGGGTGGAGGCGGAAAACGGCGTCACCCAGGCGTTGGGCACTGAGTTCAGCGTGGCGCGCACCGAACGGGGCGTCGACGTCAGCGTACATCAGCACAGCGTGCGGGTAACGCTTGATCGCGGTGAGCGCTCGCTGGTGGTCGCGCAACGCCAGGCGGCGCATTACCGCAATGGGCAGCTGCAGCTGACGCGGCAAACGGCCGGTGATGACGCCTGGCGACGCGGCTGGCTGGTGATCGACCGCCAACCGCTGACGCAGGCGCTCGCGCAGCTCAACCGCTATCGCGAGACCCGCATCGTGGCGGTCAATCCCGCGCTAAGAGCGCGCACGGTGAGCGGCGTGTTCGCGCTCAATAAACTCGATGACGGCGTCGGCGCCATTCGTCAGGAACTCTCCGCCCGCCAGCTGAATCTCCCCGGCATCACGCTGCTTTACTGA
- a CDS encoding type II toxin-antitoxin system Phd/YefM family antitoxin, which translates to MAIQANMHEAKSNLSQLADRAAEGETVIIAKAGKPYVQLVAIQGEARRPGAAKGKFTVPADFNAGDAAIAALFEGDE; encoded by the coding sequence ATGGCAATTCAGGCCAATATGCACGAAGCCAAATCCAATCTGAGCCAGCTGGCGGACAGAGCCGCGGAGGGAGAAACCGTGATTATTGCAAAAGCAGGGAAGCCGTATGTACAGCTGGTTGCCATCCAGGGCGAAGCGCGCCGCCCTGGCGCCGCCAAGGGCAAGTTCACCGTGCCGGCGGATTTCAACGCGGGGGATGCGGCCATTGCGGCGCTGTTTGAGGGCGATGAATGA
- the rdgC gene encoding recombination-associated protein RdgC: protein MLWFKNLMVYRLSREVALNADEMEKQLSAFAFTPCGSQDMAKTGWVSPMGSHSDALTHAVNGQIVICARKEEKILPSPVIKQELQAKIERLEAEQHRKLKKTEKDALKDEVLHSLLPRAFSRFNQTFMWIDTVNDLIMVDAASAKRAEDTLALLRKSLGSLPVVPLTMESPIELTLTEWVRSGEMPAGFAIQDEAELKAILEEGGVIRCKKQNLISDEIAVHIEAGKLVTKLAVDWQERIQLMLSDDGSLKRLKFADTLREQNDDIDRDDFAQRFDADFILMTSELAALIKNTIEALGGEAQR, encoded by the coding sequence ATGCTGTGGTTTAAGAATTTGATGGTTTACCGTTTGAGCCGTGAAGTGGCGTTAAACGCGGATGAAATGGAAAAACAACTCAGCGCGTTCGCCTTCACGCCGTGCGGCAGCCAAGACATGGCGAAGACCGGCTGGGTCTCCCCGATGGGCTCGCACAGCGATGCGCTGACGCACGCGGTCAACGGCCAAATCGTCATCTGCGCGCGTAAGGAAGAGAAAATCCTGCCGTCGCCGGTCATCAAACAAGAGCTGCAGGCCAAGATTGAGCGCCTGGAGGCGGAACAACACCGCAAACTGAAGAAAACAGAGAAAGACGCGCTAAAGGACGAAGTGCTGCACAGCCTGCTGCCGCGCGCGTTCAGCCGCTTCAATCAGACCTTCATGTGGATCGACACCGTCAACGATCTGATCATGGTCGATGCCGCCAGTGCAAAACGCGCCGAAGATACGCTGGCGCTGCTGCGCAAAAGCCTCGGCTCGCTGCCGGTGGTGCCGCTGACAATGGAAAGCCCGATCGAACTGACGCTGACCGAATGGGTGCGTTCCGGCGAGATGCCGGCCGGCTTCGCCATTCAGGATGAAGCGGAATTGAAAGCGATTCTGGAAGAAGGCGGCGTGATCCGCTGCAAGAAACAGAATCTGATCAGCGACGAAATCGCGGTGCATATCGAAGCCGGCAAGCTGGTGACCAAGCTGGCGGTGGATTGGCAGGAACGCATTCAGCTGATGCTGTCGGACGACGGCTCGCTCAAGCGCCTGAAGTTCGCCGACACGCTGCGCGAGCAGAACGACGATATCGATCGCGATGACTTCGCCCAGCGCTTTGACGCCGACTTTATCCTGATGACCAGCGAGCTGGCGGCGTTGATCAAAAACACCATCGAAGCGCTCGGCGGCGAAGCCCAGCGTTAA
- a CDS encoding type I secretion system permease/ATPase, whose product MKNAVRRGEVMSVLAAYRRGFWGIALFTAVINLLMLAPALYMLQVYDRVLPSGNRMTLAMLTLMVVGLYLFMGLLEWVRSQVVIRLGAQMDMRLNQRVYDAAFETNLKTGNPLAGQALNDLTNLRQFATGNALFAFFDAPWFPVYLLVVFLLHPWLGALASAGVIVLVLLAWLNQRVSQAPLAEAGRVALSATQQANGNLRNAEAIAAMGMLTDLRLRWLRQHQQFLLLQNRASEKIAAVTAWSKTVRLALQSLMLGCGALLAVNGDITPGMMIAGSILIGRVLGPIDQLIGAWKQWSSARQSLQRLEVMLAANPPQAASLPLPAPSGTLAVNQLTASAPGGSAPVLHGVSFRLEAAEVLGVIGASGSGKTLLMRQLVGALTPLSGDVRLDGADLRRWDKQQLGPHIGYLPQDIQLFAGTLTENIARFGQVDAEKVVAAAALAGVHQLILHLPKGYETELGEGGSGLSGGQRQRVALARALYGSPALVVLDEPNANLDREGEEALQRAIEALKARGTTIVLVTHKPAILATTDKLLVLAAGQVQHFGPSDAILKKLPGFAPAAVPANAGRSSGGFNVNYANFAKTASGERKV is encoded by the coding sequence ATGAAAAACGCCGTCAGGCGCGGAGAAGTGATGAGCGTGCTGGCCGCATACCGGCGCGGGTTTTGGGGCATCGCGCTGTTTACCGCGGTGATCAACCTGTTGATGCTGGCCCCGGCGCTGTACATGCTGCAGGTCTACGATCGCGTGTTGCCGTCGGGCAACCGCATGACGCTGGCGATGCTGACCCTGATGGTGGTCGGCCTTTATCTGTTTATGGGGCTGCTGGAGTGGGTGCGCAGTCAGGTGGTGATCCGCCTCGGCGCCCAGATGGATATGCGCCTGAATCAGCGGGTCTACGACGCCGCCTTCGAAACCAACCTGAAAACCGGCAACCCGCTGGCGGGACAGGCGCTGAACGATCTGACCAACCTGCGCCAGTTCGCCACCGGCAATGCGCTGTTCGCCTTTTTCGATGCCCCCTGGTTCCCGGTTTATCTGCTGGTGGTTTTTCTGCTCCATCCCTGGCTTGGCGCGTTGGCCAGCGCCGGGGTGATCGTGCTGGTGCTGCTGGCCTGGCTCAACCAGCGGGTGTCGCAGGCGCCGCTCGCGGAGGCCGGCCGGGTCGCGCTGAGCGCCACGCAGCAGGCCAACGGCAACCTGCGCAATGCCGAAGCCATCGCCGCCATGGGGATGCTGACCGATTTGCGCCTGCGCTGGCTGCGGCAGCACCAGCAGTTCCTGCTGTTGCAGAACCGCGCCAGCGAGAAAATCGCCGCCGTCACCGCCTGGTCGAAAACCGTGCGGCTGGCGCTGCAGTCGCTGATGTTGGGCTGCGGCGCGCTGCTGGCGGTGAACGGCGACATTACGCCGGGCATGATGATCGCCGGATCGATCCTGATCGGCAGGGTGCTGGGGCCGATCGATCAGCTGATCGGCGCCTGGAAACAGTGGTCGTCGGCGCGCCAGTCCCTGCAGCGGCTGGAGGTGATGCTGGCCGCCAACCCGCCGCAGGCGGCGAGCCTGCCGCTGCCGGCGCCCAGCGGCACATTGGCCGTGAATCAGCTGACCGCCAGCGCGCCCGGCGGGAGCGCGCCGGTGTTGCACGGCGTCAGTTTTCGTCTGGAGGCCGCAGAGGTGCTGGGCGTCATTGGCGCGTCCGGCTCCGGCAAAACGCTGCTGATGCGCCAACTGGTCGGCGCGCTGACGCCGCTCAGCGGCGACGTGCGGCTGGACGGTGCGGATCTCCGGCGGTGGGACAAACAGCAACTGGGGCCGCATATCGGCTATCTGCCGCAGGATATCCAGCTGTTCGCCGGTACGCTGACGGAAAACATCGCCCGTTTTGGCCAGGTTGACGCCGAGAAGGTAGTGGCCGCCGCCGCGCTGGCCGGCGTGCACCAATTGATCCTGCATTTGCCCAAAGGGTATGAAACCGAGCTGGGCGAGGGCGGCAGCGGCCTGTCCGGCGGCCAGCGTCAGCGGGTGGCGCTGGCGCGCGCGCTGTATGGCTCTCCGGCGTTGGTGGTGTTGGACGAACCGAATGCCAACCTCGATCGTGAAGGGGAAGAGGCGCTGCAGCGGGCGATCGAAGCGCTGAAGGCGCGCGGTACCACCATCGTGTTGGTCACCCACAAACCGGCGATCCTGGCGACGACCGACAAATTGCTGGTGCTGGCCGCCGGCCAGGTGCAGCACTTCGGCCCCAGTGACGCCATCCTGAAAAAACTGCCTGGTTTTGCACCCGCGGCCGTACCGGCCAACGCCGGCCGCAGCAGCGGCGGCTTCAACGTCAACTACGCCAACTTTGCCAAAACGGCCAGCGGTGAACGAAAAGTATGA
- the ppnP gene encoding pyrimidine/purine nucleoside phosphorylase: MLKVNEYFAGKVKSIGFDSSSIGLTSVGVMEEGEYTFSTAQPEEMTVITGALKVLLPGAPDWQVFTPGEKFFVPGHSEFNLQVADATAYLCRYLSK; this comes from the coding sequence ATGCTGAAAGTGAATGAGTATTTTGCCGGAAAAGTGAAGTCTATCGGTTTTGACAGTAGCAGCATCGGTCTTACCAGCGTGGGCGTGATGGAAGAGGGCGAATACACCTTCTCCACCGCGCAGCCGGAAGAAATGACGGTGATCACCGGGGCGCTGAAAGTGCTGCTGCCGGGGGCGCCGGACTGGCAGGTGTTTACGCCGGGCGAGAAGTTCTTCGTGCCGGGGCACAGCGAGTTCAACCTGCAGGTGGCCGACGCGACCGCCTATCTGTGCCGCTACCTGAGCAAATAA
- a CDS encoding energy transducer TonB produces MSVSPLPFAAPGAAMPWRRCLVLVLALHLLAAALFWPWQDKVEPPWVPPPAVMVVIAAAPQAPAEVKQPPGQRTPPQVEPPAPPEPLPTVKVPEAIRPNIAVPPKQKKPPKPVKNPPLPRTPPQEKTIAPPKVQEQSVGAPPPGRADKTAAPQTRLTPYAQAGVDNWRSRISGRLNRFKRYPKDALRLKRQGVGQVRFTLDRQGHVLAVTLVSSAGLPSLDREIQALVKRASPLPTPPADAYVNGTVELTLPIDFSLRGAGF; encoded by the coding sequence ATGTCGGTTTCGCCGCTGCCTTTCGCCGCGCCCGGCGCCGCCATGCCCTGGCGCCGTTGTCTGGTATTGGTGCTGGCGCTGCATCTGCTGGCCGCGGCGTTGTTCTGGCCCTGGCAGGACAAGGTTGAGCCGCCGTGGGTGCCGCCGCCGGCGGTCATGGTGGTGATAGCTGCCGCACCGCAGGCTCCAGCCGAAGTAAAGCAACCGCCGGGGCAAAGAACGCCGCCTCAGGTTGAACCGCCGGCGCCGCCGGAGCCGTTGCCGACGGTGAAGGTGCCTGAAGCCATACGGCCGAACATCGCCGTACCGCCGAAGCAGAAAAAACCGCCCAAGCCGGTGAAGAATCCCCCCCTGCCGCGCACACCGCCGCAGGAGAAAACGATCGCGCCGCCGAAGGTTCAGGAGCAAAGCGTCGGCGCGCCGCCGCCGGGCCGGGCGGATAAAACGGCCGCGCCGCAAACTCGCCTGACGCCCTATGCTCAAGCGGGGGTGGACAACTGGCGCAGCCGCATCAGCGGCCGCCTGAATCGTTTTAAACGTTACCCCAAAGACGCATTGCGGCTAAAGCGCCAGGGCGTCGGGCAGGTGCGTTTCACGTTGGACAGGCAGGGCCATGTGCTGGCGGTGACGCTGGTCAGCAGCGCCGGGCTGCCGTCGCTGGATCGCGAAATCCAGGCGCTGGTCAAACGCGCTTCGCCGCTGCCCACGCCGCCGGCGGACGCTTACGTCAATGGCACGGTGGAATTGACGTTGCCGATCGATTTCAGTTTGCGCGGCGCGGGTTTTTGA